From Seriola aureovittata isolate HTS-2021-v1 ecotype China chromosome 20, ASM2101889v1, whole genome shotgun sequence, a single genomic window includes:
- the spag6 gene encoding sperm-associated antigen 6, with the protein MSQRHIIQVFEQYQKARMQFVQSVADLTARPQNVEILQNAGVMSMLRPLMLDVVPSIQQTAALALGRLADHSDDLAEAVVKEDILPQLVNSLASQNRFYKKAAAFVLRAVAKHSPELSQAVVACGGVEALVLCLEEFDPGVKEAAAWALGFIARHNALLSQSVVDAGAVPLLVLCLREPEMALKRIAASTLSDISKHTPELAHTVVDTGAIAQLAEMTLNPDAKLKRQVFSALSQISKHSVSLAEMVIEAEIFPAAVACLRDPDEYVRKNVTTLMREVVKHTPELSQVIVNCGGMAAVIDYLGDCHGNLRLPGIIMLGYVAAHSESLAMAVILSKGVPQLALCLSEEPEHHIKAASAWSIGQIGRHTPEHARAVATANLLPKLLQLYMDASSSEDLQLKSKTALKSVLQKCTHLPALEPLLYDAPSNILKHVVCQFSKVLPHDSKARRLFVTSGGLKKVQEIEAEPGSPLQEYINAINSCFPEEIVRYYSPGYSEVLLERLENYQPV; encoded by the exons ATGAGTCAACGACATATCATTCAAG TTTTCGAGCAGTATCAGAAAGCAAGGATGCAGTTTGTGCAAAGTGTTGCTGATCTGACAGCCAGACCACAAAACGTAGAAATCCTTCAAAATGCAG GTGTGATGTCCATGCTGCGTCCTCTGATGTTGGATGTGGTCCCCAGcatccagcagacagcagctttgGCTCTGGGCCGCCTGGCGGACCACAGCGATGACCTGGCGGAGGCTGTGGTTAAGGAAGACATCCTTCCCCAGCTGGTCAACTCACTGGCCTCACAGAAC aggTTCTATAAGAAAGCAGCAGCCTTTGTGCTGCGTGCGGTAGCCAAACACTCCCCTGAGCTGTCCCAAGCTGTGGTGGCCTGTGGGGGGGTGGAAGCCCTGGTTCTCTGCCTGGAGGAGTTTGACCCCGGGGTGAAGGAGGCCGCAGCCTGGGCTCTGGGCTTCATCGCACGACACAATGCAT TATTGTCACAGTCAGTTGTGGATGCAGGCGCAGTCCCCCTGCTGGTGTTGTGTCTTCGGGAGCCTGAGATGGCCCTCAAACGCATCGCAGCCTCCACCCTCAGTGACAtctccaaacacacaccagaGCTGGCCCATACTGTGGTGGACACTGGTGCCATCGCACAGCTGGCAGAGATGACCCTCAACCCAGACGCAAAACTCAAG AGGCAGGTGTTCTCAGCCCTCAGCCAGATCAGTAAGCACTCCGTCAGCCTGGCAGAGATGGTGATAGAGGCTGAGATCTTCCCTGCGGCAGTGGCCTGCCTCAGAGATCCAGATGAGTATGTCAGGAAGAATGTCACTACTCTGATGAGGGAGGTGGTGAAACACACGCCAGAG CTGTCCCAGGTGATTGTGAACTGTGGTGGCATGGCAGCAGTGATCGATTATCTGGGCGATTGCCATGGAAACCTGCGGCTGCCAGGGATCATAATGCTGGGATATGTGGCAGCTCACAGTGAGAGTCTTGCCATGGCTGTCATTCTCTccaag GGGGTGCCCCAGCTGgccctgtgtctgtctgaggaACCTGAACATCACATCAAGGCGGCCTCAGCCTGGTCCATCGGCCAGATAGGGCGTCACACGCCTGAGCATGCGAGGGCCGTGGCCACAGCGAACCTGCTGCCCAAACTGCTGCAACTCTACATGGATGCCAGCAGCTCAGAGGACCTGCAGCTTAAA agtAAGACTGCTCTGAAGAGCGTTCTGCAGAAGTGCACCCACCTGCCTGCTCTGGAGCCCCTCCTCTACGATGCCCCGAGCAACATCCTCAAACATGTCGTGTGCCAGTTCAGCAAG GTGCTGCCTCATGACAGCAAGGCTCGCCGTTTGTTTGTGACCAGCGGGGGACTGAAGAAGGTGCAGGAGATCGAGGCTGAGCCTGGCTCTCCTCTCCAGGAGTACATCAACGCgatcaacagctgtttccctGAAGAGATAGTCAG gtaCTATTCCCCTGGCTACTCTGAGGTCTTGCTGGAGAGGTTAGAGAACTACCAGCCAGTCTGA